In the candidate division KSB1 bacterium genome, TTCGATGTTTTATCAAAATCGTCGTAAAAACCTACTACCCTATCTTCATCATCAATACCTAACAAGATTACACCATCGTTTGTATTTGCAAAAGCGACAATAGTTTCAAGAAATTCATCATCTTTGTCTATATCTTGCTTAAATTCTACGTCTTGTCCTTCCCCTTTTGCTAAAAATGATTCTAGTTTTTCTGTGGAAGTCTTTACAATTATTCCTTGTTGCCTTTCAGTCATATAACTACCGTATAATCTGCTGTCTAGGTGATTTCCAGTTGCTTTTTCGAGAAGGTAAACATGAACTTCGTCTGGTGTAAATGGTGCGTCAAAAGTAACAATTCCATCTTTTCCTATTGCTACGTCATTAGAAGGAAAATTTTGTTTCTCACCCTTTTTACAGAAAAACTTTGTAATCATATCTTTAGAATTTAGTTCTCTTTCCTCAATGTTTACTTGTATGTGGCTATCAGCAATTTCCAGTGTTTTAATTCGTGCACTATAATCAGGTACAAGAAAAGTTATGCCTATAGGATTATTCACATTTGGCGAAGTGTTTAATCCAAGCAAAGATTGTGTTGCTTCAAAAACATTGGGATAAGCAGGATGATTTCCTGGAGTAACTAAAGGCTCGTATACACTATCTAAGTGAATTCTCAGAGCTGACGAATATTGAAAGAGCCAAAAAGACCAATCATTTGATTGATTGATATAATCTGTTTTGCTGGAAACATGATGAAAATTATTGCCAAAACTTCCATCAATTTTTATTCCTTTGAGATCTTTAATGTCAATCTGCTTTGAGGAAAAAGATTTTATCATTTGAGAAAATTCATCCAGTTCTAAAATGCGAGTTGCGAGGATAATTTTTCCGTAATCATGGGTGATTTCTTCTTCAATTTTATCAGATTTATGTGGAAAGTCAATTCGTGCGTCATAGATGAAAGACGAGTTTTCTTGCTTTGCGATTACAGCTTTGATTACTACTTTATCATACCATTTTGAATTTTCATTTATTTTTTTGAGCATGAATTGACAAGGATCTTTTTCAGTAATCGATTCATTCATGGGTTTAATCACTACTTTGAGCTTGTATTATTTCATTTGCCTATCCCGTTTTGGTTCAAAAAATTTACTGTTTTGTGATCACAAAATGTTCCATTTTTGGTTCAAAACGTGATCACAATTTGGTTCAAAAAATGTTACAGTTTGGATTCACAAAAATTTTTTGAAAAACTATCATTGGATAGGCACGATTTATGATAGAAAGTATCACATAACTAAAAAAAATGTCTTAGTGCGGATCTAGAATCCTTTGAATGAGTATCAATTTCAAGAACTAAATTTCCTGTTTATGGTTTCTTCCTTCTAACGTACCTTGTTTTACCGTCTTTGAATGTCTCGTAGGGGCCTTCAGATGAGCAATAGGGAATTAGCCATTTTTCTGCTGTTCGTGTTACGATGTCAAGTTTCAACGCAATGGAAGCAACCAAATCAGAATAATCAACTCCTTTGGGTGACTTATCCAGTCTACCTTCCACATACGGCATAAGCAATGGTTTTTGCTTTCTATTAACATCCAGAGAACTGACATACTCCAAGTCAATCTTTTCCACCACCACATCTTCATCTTCTTCCTTACCCTCTCCCTCTCTCCTGTCGAGTGGTTTTCTTTCCTTGATCCTTGGATTCTTCAAGTAATTGCATCTATAGCAAAGTAATTGCAACTTGCTGAGGTCACTATAGTCTCCCTGATTGTCGATACGGTGTATGATTAGTTTTTTTACTTCATTTGGTGGCTTTCTACCACACTTGTTGCACTTTTCATCATCCCTAGCAACAAGTTGTGGGTATTTTTCTTTGCGTTGTCGTGCGTTAAGTCTAGTCAATTCTTCGAACACTTACTACAAATACATCTGATTTCGAAAACCAATCCTGTGGCTCTATCTAACCTTTGTTGTTTTGGGATGTGATTTTTGCAGTTATTTACTGCACAGTAACCGCAAATTATCTCGATTGGTATGTGCAATCTTTACAATAGTTTCAAAAATTTCTATGCGTGAATTTATTCATTTTTTGATTTTTTCTTTCATTTTGTTTTCCAAATTACTTTTTGTTTGTAGTGAATGACCAAATTTTGATCATTGAAGTTACTGAGAACGGATCTACCGTTCAGTGGTTTCATAGCGTTGTCTGTCGTTTGTAAAATAATCCGATCAGACTTTGCTGTTGATTCAGGTAATGTTTTCACCTACCATCGCGATAATCAAATACTCATTATATTTAACAACTCTTCTTTTTCGTGTTTTTTTGTTCAAAAAAATCAAAAATGTACGTTTTTTCAATAGCTGTTTTTGTCAAAGTCCGCAAGAATGAGAGTTTGAG is a window encoding:
- a CDS encoding HNH endonuclease, with the translated sequence MFEELTRLNARQRKEKYPQLVARDDEKCNKCGRKPPNEVKKLIIHRIDNQGDYSDLSKLQLLCYRCNYLKNPRIKERKPLDRREGEGKEEDEDVVVEKIDLEYVSSLDVNRKQKPLLMPYVEGRLDKSPKGVDYSDLVASIALKLDIVTRTAEKWLIPYCSSEGPYETFKDGKTRYVRRKKP
- a CDS encoding ATP-binding protein, with the protein product MNESITEKDPCQFMLKKINENSKWYDKVVIKAVIAKQENSSFIYDARIDFPHKSDKIEEEITHDYGKIILATRILELDEFSQMIKSFSSKQIDIKDLKGIKIDGSFGNNFHHVSSKTDYINQSNDWSFWLFQYSSALRIHLDSVYEPLVTPGNHPAYPNVFEATQSLLGLNTSPNVNNPIGITFLVPDYSARIKTLEIADSHIQVNIEERELNSKDMITKFFCKKGEKQNFPSNDVAIGKDGIVTFDAPFTPDEVHVYLLEKATGNHLDSRLYGSYMTERQQGIIVKTSTEKLESFLAKGEGQDVEFKQDIDKDDEFLETIVAFANTNDGVILLGIDDEDRVVGFYDDFDKTSKRIRGIISGRCEPNINVMIEEREFDNRPIIVITVKEGKDKPYIIRNKSGYVRVDDHDIPMKRPDLDRIYRDKYQDRSTIGSI